A region of Paramormyrops kingsleyae isolate MSU_618 chromosome 17, PKINGS_0.4, whole genome shotgun sequence DNA encodes the following proteins:
- the txndc17 gene encoding thioredoxin domain-containing protein 17 has product MTHYEEVNVHGYDEFNTAVSDRKGKDIFAYFSGDKDANGKSWCPDCVKAEPVVRGELRHLPEGSVFIYCQVGDRPYWKDPYNEFKKTLKLSAVPTLLRYGTPQKLVEDECFRSDLVRMMFTED; this is encoded by the exons ATGACCCATTACGAAGAGGTTAATGTTCACGGATATGATGAATTTAACACAGCAGTATCAGACAGGAAAGGCAAAGACATATTCGCATATTTCTCCGGCGATAAAGACGCGAATGGAAAAAGCTGGTGTCCAGATTGTGTGAAAG CGGAGCCAGTGGTTCGGGGAGAGCTGCGCCACCTTCCAGAAGGATCTGTCTTCATTTACTGCCAAGTCGGAGATCGACCTTA CTGGAAAGATCCCTACAATGAATTTAAGAAGACGCTGAAGCTCAGTGCTGTTCCCACCCTGCTGCGCTATGGCACA CCCCAGAAACTAGTGGAGGACGAGTGCTTCAGGTCGGACCTGGTGCGGATGATGTTCACTGAGGACTGA